In one Heteronotia binoei isolate CCM8104 ecotype False Entrance Well chromosome 1, APGP_CSIRO_Hbin_v1, whole genome shotgun sequence genomic region, the following are encoded:
- the LOC132580428 gene encoding uridine-cytidine kinase-like 1 isoform X2 has product MAVPGGAAEEARRGSGRRDDSLDTLLSCLPLTPSLSPRKRTTSQSKTEPPLLRTSKRTIYTAGRPPWYNETGTPFKEAFVIGLCGGSASGKTTVANKIIEALDVPWVVLLSMDSFYKVLNKEQQQQAACNEYNFDHPDAFDFDLLISVLRKLKEGKSVKVPVYDFTTHSRRKEWKTVYGANVIVFEGILSFANKELLQLLDMKVFVDTDSDIRLVRRLKRDIMERGRDVVGVIKQYSKFVKPAFEQYIEPTMQAADIVVPRGGENFVALDLIVQHVHSQLEKREITVRAALASAHQGQPLPKTLSVLESTPQVRGMHTIIRNKDTTRDEFIFYSKRLMRLLIEHALSFLPLKPVTVETPQGTVYEGKRFHRQRITGVSILRAGETMEQALTAVCKDIRLGKILIQTNHDTGEPELHYLRLPKEISEDYVILMDSTVSTGAAAMMAVRVLLDHDVQEDKIFLLSLLMAEMGVHSVAYAFPRVRIITTAVDKKVNEEFHIIPGIGNFGDRYFGTDSTTGWYENDGVDC; this is encoded by the exons ATGGCGGTTCCGGGCGGTGCTGCTGAGGAAGCGCGGCGTGGCAG CGGGAGGAGGGATGACTCGCTGGACACTCTCCTCTCCTGCCTGCCCCTCACCCCCTCGCTTTCCCCGCGGAAAAGGACCACAAGCCAGTCAAAGACTGAACCACCATTGCTCAGGACCAGCAAGCGGACCATCTACACAGCAGGGCGGCCCCCCTGGTACAATGAGACAGGCACGCCTTTCAAGGAAGCCTTTGTGATCG GCTTGTGTGGTGGAAGCGCATCAGGCAAGaccacagtggccaataaaataATTGAAGCTCTGGATGTGCCTTGGGTGGTACTGCTCTCTATGGACAGCTTTTACAAG GTGCTGAACAAAGAACAACAGCAGCAGGCTGCCTGTAACGAGTACAATTTTGACCACCCTGACGCCTTTGACTTCGACCTGTTGATCAGTGTCTTAAGGAAACTCAAAGAAGGAAAGAGTGTTAAAGTTCCAGTCTATGATTTCACCACACACAGCCGGCGTAAAGAGTGG AAAACTGTCTATGGGGCCAATGTGATTGTGTTTGAAGGGATTTTGTCCTTTGCCAATAAGGAGCTTCTGCAG CTCCTGGACATGAAGGTGTTCGTGGACACGGACTCGGACATCCGGCTGGTACGGCGGCTGAAGCGGGACATCATGGAGCGTGGGCGGGATGTGGTGGGAGTCATCAAACAGTACAGCAAGTTCGTGAAGCCGGCCTTCGAGCAGTACATTGAACCCACTATGCAGGCAGCGGACATAGTTGTGCCCCGGG GTGGGGAGAACTTTGTTGCTCTGGACTTGATTGTTCAGCACGTGCACAGCCAGCTGGAGAAG CGTGAAATCACGGTCAG AGCAGCCTTGGCCTCAGCCCACCAGGGACAGCCGTTGCCGAAGACGCTGAGCGTCCTGGAGAGCACACCGCAAGTCCGTGGGATGCACACTATCATCAG GAACAAAGATACCACCAGGGATGAGTTTATCTTCTACTCCAAGCGTCTTATGCGTCTGCTGATAGAGCACGCTCTCTCTTTCTTACCACTCAAG CCGGTGACTGTGGAGACACCACAGGGGACAGTTTATGAAGGGAAGCGTTTCCACAGGCAGCGG ATCACTGGTGTCTCCATCCTGCGTGCAGGCGAGACCATGGAGCAGGCCCTCACGGCCGTCTGCAAAGATATCCGCTTGGGCAAAATCCTCATCCAGACCAATCATGACACAGGGGAACCTGAG CTGCACTACCTCCGGCTGCCCAAGGAGATCAGCGAAGATTATGTCATCTTGATGGACAGCACCGTGTCCACAGGGGCTGCTGCCATGATGGCTGTGCGGGTGCTGCTC GATCATGACGTGCAGGAGGACAAGATCTTCCTCCTTTCGCTGCTGATGGCTGAGATGGGGGTCCATTCAGTGGCCTATGCCTTTCCCCGCGTACGTATCATTACCACAGCTGTGGACAAGAAAGTCAACGAGGAGTTCCACATTATCCCTGGCATTG GCAACTTTGGAGACAGATACTTTGGCACTGATAGTACCACGGGTTGGTACGAGAATGACGGTGTGGACTGCTGA
- the LOC132580428 gene encoding uridine-cytidine kinase-like 1 isoform X1 translates to MAVPGGAAEEARRGSGRRDDSLDTLLSCLPLTPSLSPRKRTTSQSKTEPPLLRTSKRTIYTAGRPPWYNETGTPFKEAFVIGLCGGSASGKTTVANKIIEALDVPWVVLLSMDSFYKVLNKEQQQQAACNEYNFDHPDAFDFDLLISVLRKLKEGKSVKVPVYDFTTHSRRKEWKTVYGANVIVFEGILSFANKELLQLLDMKVFVDTDSDIRLVRRLKRDIMERGRDVVGVIKQYSKFVKPAFEQYIEPTMQAADIVVPRGGENFVALDLIVQHVHSQLEKRKLRWHIAALASAHQGQPLPKTLSVLESTPQVRGMHTIIRNKDTTRDEFIFYSKRLMRLLIEHALSFLPLKPVTVETPQGTVYEGKRFHRQRITGVSILRAGETMEQALTAVCKDIRLGKILIQTNHDTGEPELHYLRLPKEISEDYVILMDSTVSTGAAAMMAVRVLLDHDVQEDKIFLLSLLMAEMGVHSVAYAFPRVRIITTAVDKKVNEEFHIIPGIGNFGDRYFGTDSTTGWYENDGVDC, encoded by the exons ATGGCGGTTCCGGGCGGTGCTGCTGAGGAAGCGCGGCGTGGCAG CGGGAGGAGGGATGACTCGCTGGACACTCTCCTCTCCTGCCTGCCCCTCACCCCCTCGCTTTCCCCGCGGAAAAGGACCACAAGCCAGTCAAAGACTGAACCACCATTGCTCAGGACCAGCAAGCGGACCATCTACACAGCAGGGCGGCCCCCCTGGTACAATGAGACAGGCACGCCTTTCAAGGAAGCCTTTGTGATCG GCTTGTGTGGTGGAAGCGCATCAGGCAAGaccacagtggccaataaaataATTGAAGCTCTGGATGTGCCTTGGGTGGTACTGCTCTCTATGGACAGCTTTTACAAG GTGCTGAACAAAGAACAACAGCAGCAGGCTGCCTGTAACGAGTACAATTTTGACCACCCTGACGCCTTTGACTTCGACCTGTTGATCAGTGTCTTAAGGAAACTCAAAGAAGGAAAGAGTGTTAAAGTTCCAGTCTATGATTTCACCACACACAGCCGGCGTAAAGAGTGG AAAACTGTCTATGGGGCCAATGTGATTGTGTTTGAAGGGATTTTGTCCTTTGCCAATAAGGAGCTTCTGCAG CTCCTGGACATGAAGGTGTTCGTGGACACGGACTCGGACATCCGGCTGGTACGGCGGCTGAAGCGGGACATCATGGAGCGTGGGCGGGATGTGGTGGGAGTCATCAAACAGTACAGCAAGTTCGTGAAGCCGGCCTTCGAGCAGTACATTGAACCCACTATGCAGGCAGCGGACATAGTTGTGCCCCGGG GTGGGGAGAACTTTGTTGCTCTGGACTTGATTGTTCAGCACGTGCACAGCCAGCTGGAGAAG AGGAAGCTACGCTGGCATAT AGCAGCCTTGGCCTCAGCCCACCAGGGACAGCCGTTGCCGAAGACGCTGAGCGTCCTGGAGAGCACACCGCAAGTCCGTGGGATGCACACTATCATCAG GAACAAAGATACCACCAGGGATGAGTTTATCTTCTACTCCAAGCGTCTTATGCGTCTGCTGATAGAGCACGCTCTCTCTTTCTTACCACTCAAG CCGGTGACTGTGGAGACACCACAGGGGACAGTTTATGAAGGGAAGCGTTTCCACAGGCAGCGG ATCACTGGTGTCTCCATCCTGCGTGCAGGCGAGACCATGGAGCAGGCCCTCACGGCCGTCTGCAAAGATATCCGCTTGGGCAAAATCCTCATCCAGACCAATCATGACACAGGGGAACCTGAG CTGCACTACCTCCGGCTGCCCAAGGAGATCAGCGAAGATTATGTCATCTTGATGGACAGCACCGTGTCCACAGGGGCTGCTGCCATGATGGCTGTGCGGGTGCTGCTC GATCATGACGTGCAGGAGGACAAGATCTTCCTCCTTTCGCTGCTGATGGCTGAGATGGGGGTCCATTCAGTGGCCTATGCCTTTCCCCGCGTACGTATCATTACCACAGCTGTGGACAAGAAAGTCAACGAGGAGTTCCACATTATCCCTGGCATTG GCAACTTTGGAGACAGATACTTTGGCACTGATAGTACCACGGGTTGGTACGAGAATGACGGTGTGGACTGCTGA
- the DNAJC5G gene encoding dnaJ homolog subfamily C member 5G has translation MADTARLQRKMSRAGESLYHILGLEKGASSEDIKKAYRKLALKYHPDKNPDNPEAAEKFKEINNANTTLSDENKRRIYDEYGSMGLYVAEQFGEESVKYYFLMSKWWFKPLTICCTLLTCCCCCCCCCFCCGKCRPPEDEDAYKHVNPEDLEAQIRAEDEGVSAIHMQPTSSATLHNTDETQTRKP, from the exons ATGGCGGACACTGCTCGCCTGCAGCGGAAGATGTCAAGAGCTGGAGAGAGCTTATACCACATCCTGGGGCTAGAAAAGGGGGCTTCTTCAGAAGACATCAAGAAGGCATACAG GAAACTGGCTTTGAAGTACCACCCAGACAAGAACCCTGATAATCCTGAAGCCGCAGAGAAATTTAAAGAGATCAATAATGCCAACACGACCCTCAGCGACGAGAACAAGCGGCGAATATATGACGAGTACGGCTCGATGGGGCTCTACGTGGCTGagcagtttggggaggagagtgtCAAGTACTACTTCCTCATGTCCAAATGGTGGTTCAAG CCGCTGACCATATGCTGCACCCTCCTcacctgctgttgctgctgctgctgttgctgcttctgCTGTGGGAAGTGTCGTCCTCCAGAAGATGAGGACGCTTACAAGCATGTCAACCCCGAAGACCTTGAGGCCCAGATCCGTGCCGAGGATGAAG GTGTCAGTGCTATCCATATGCAGCCTACTTCCAGCGCCACATTGCACAATACAGATGAGACTCAGACCCGCAAGCCATGA